TCAGGTTGCCGCTTCACGGCCTCGACGAGTTCGGGTGGGATTTCGGATGTCAGCGGCTCGGACGGCGGCAGGTCGGGCTCGGTATCCAGCCCAACGAACGGATGTGTGTGAATAGCGTTCGGGGCCAGGATTCCGCCCGAGATAATGAGGCGAATGCCGTCTTCGACGCTGAGGTTGATATCGTGGACGTCTTCCATCGGCAGCATAAGCAGAAAGCCGCTCGTCGGGTTCGGTGTCGTGGGGAGGAAGACCATCACGAGGGCTTCGCCGTCCGGCTTTCGGATGATCTCGCCGGTGGCATACGCCAGGCACCAGATGCCGCGCCGCGGGTACTCGATCAGGACAACGCGCTTCAGCGAATCCCGACGCGTCGTCAGCGTGTTGATCACTTCCTTCGGCGTCAGGTAGAAGAACTTCACCAGAGGAACGCGCGTCACCATTCCTTCGCCGATCTGAATCAGTCGACGGACGAACAGGAAGCGCGTGAGCCAGCCGACCATCGTAATCGTGACGACGGCCACGATCAGGGCGAAGAACGTGGACAGCGGCGCCACAAGGCGATCCGCCGGCACGCTGTCGTTCGCCAGCAACTTGACCAGTTTCTCGATCGGCGGTTGGACGAACGGGCCGAAGATCGAATCGATCCGCCCCACGATCAGGAAAATCACCCAGATCGTGATGACCACCGGGATGACGGTGATCAGGCCCGCGATGAAGCGGCGCCGGAAGACATCCCAGCGTGTAGCCTTTGGCGATTGCCGCTCCTCGGGGGGAACGCGTGCGCCTTGCTCGTCCATATTCGTGGCCTTCAGAGGTTCGCTGGGCAAGTGCGTGTCTGGTCCTGTTTAGGTATCTGGCAATTCAATCTGAATGGTCCGCCCGGCTGATGCGCGATCACCAATCCTCAAGCCATTCTGGGACAACTTGGCGCCCGCGACAAGTCGAATCGGCAGATGGGCAGATTTTCCAATCGAGGTGTGCAAAAATGGCCACCCCAACCTGCTGGGGCGCCGGGAATTCACGGCTCCGGCGCTGACATCACCCGCTGATTCGCAAGACTTCGGCCCGTTTTACTAACTGCGATTTTACATCCCGTTCGCATTCTCTTAGAGAGTGCCTGCTCGACTCCCCGCGACCCTGCAGAACCCTACCGGTGGAGGGCGCAATGAGCAAAATCTTCTTCAGCCTGTCCGGCGAGGGCCGCGGCCACGCAACCCGTGTGCGTGCGCTTGTCGAGCGCCTGCGTCTCGATCACGATATCACGATCTTCGCTCCAGAGGACGCCTACCGACTCCTGGCTCCGATCTATGCGGAGACCGACGTCCGGGTCTGTTGGATCCCGGGACTTGTTTTCCACTACACGCGCGGCCATCGGCTGGATTTCGCCCGAACGACTCGCGAAGGCCTCGGCTATCTCGCCTCACTCAGTCGCCTCGTGAGTCGCCTCGAGGGCGTCATCCGCTGGGAACGGCCGGACCTGGTGGTGACGGATTTCGAGCCGTCACTCCCCCGCGCAGCGCATCGCTGCGGCGTTCCGTTCCTTAGCGTCAATCACCAGCACTTCCTGCTCTACAGCGATCTCAGCAGTTTGCCGCTGCACCTTCGCGCGCATGCAAGACTGATGGCGCAAGTGGTGCGGCGCTACTACGCGGGACAAGCCGAATCGATCGTCTCGTCGTTCTACTTCCCGCCGCTCAAGAATGGCATCGAGAACGTCTCGCAGGTTGGCGTCTTCCTGAGGCCGGAAGTCCTTGGGGCGATTCCCTCGGACGACGGCCATCTCGTTGCGTACCTGAGACGATTCGCTCCGGAGAATGTGATCGAATCGCTGCGCGCAACGGGTCGACAAGTTCGGATCTATGGCCTCGGCTTGCGACCGGATGATGGGAACTTGCGGTATTGCGAAATCGATGCGACGCGTTTCGTGGAGGATCTCGCGTCGGCGTCGGCGCTCGTCTGTACGGCCGGGAATCAGCTTGTCGGCGAGGCGTTTGC
This genomic stretch from bacterium harbors:
- a CDS encoding DUF502 domain-containing protein, translating into MPSEPLKATNMDEQGARVPPEERQSPKATRWDVFRRRFIAGLITVIPVVITIWVIFLIVGRIDSIFGPFVQPPIEKLVKLLANDSVPADRLVAPLSTFFALIVAVVTITMVGWLTRFLFVRRLIQIGEGMVTRVPLVKFFYLTPKEVINTLTTRRDSLKRVVLIEYPRRGIWCLAYATGEIIRKPDGEALVMVFLPTTPNPTSGFLLMLPMEDVHDINLSVEDGIRLIISGGILAPNAIHTHPFVGLDTEPDLPPSEPLTSEIPPELVEAVKRQPDDSPDESAPSDKTPS
- a CDS encoding teichoic acid biosynthesis protein, which encodes MSKIFFSLSGEGRGHATRVRALVERLRLDHDITIFAPEDAYRLLAPIYAETDVRVCWIPGLVFHYTRGHRLDFARTTREGLGYLASLSRLVSRLEGVIRWERPDLVVTDFEPSLPRAAHRCGVPFLSVNHQHFLLYSDLSSLPLHLRAHARLMAQVVRRYYAGQAESIVSSFYFPPLKNGIENVSQVGVFLRPEVLGAIPSDDGHLVAYLRRFAPENVIESLRATGRQVRIYGLGLRPDDGNLRYCEIDATRFVEDLASASALVCTAGNQLVGEAFALGKPVFAMPETRNYEQYINAHFVEQSGAGTWVEIEKCRAGNLVAFLRKLDEYRGNMPIERTDWAQVAMRRILSHVQPSVELKTGAAYAPTFGKLVAS